GCTCCAGGCGTCTCACCCCAGTTCTGGGCCTTTGGACCCGTTACTCTTGCCGCCATTACAGACCTGTTCAACGCCTGAACTGCTTCCAGCGCTTGCTGTTCGGGCTCCAGCGTGTGAGCTGTCTATCCACGACAGTGCTGGACGCATTGCCGCCGAAATGATTTGTCCTTATCCGCCAGGCATTCCATTGCTCATCCCTGGCGAAAGAATTGGATCGGATCGCTTGGAGTGGTTGTTGAGTCTGCACCGAAGATGGCCGGAACAGGTGCCCGGTATGGTGAAAGTTCTGGCTGAAGAGCCGCAGGCCTAACTGGGGTGATTTCAGACGTAGCAAGCAGCAGCCAAGGCAAAACCAAGAAGGGTTTTGATCGCAAGCGCTTGCTCAGTGGATTGCTTGCTGGCGCTTTTGGCTTGTTGGTGGTGGGCCTCGGCGGGTGGTGGTTCACGCTCGCGTTGGGGGTGATCGTGCATCTGGGTTTGTTGGAATTTTTCCGAATGGCCCAGTTCAAAGGCATGAGGCCTGCCACGAAAACAACGCTCGTGGCATGCCAGCTCTTGCTCTTCAGCACGCAGTGGGCCAATTCAGGAGGTCTTCCGGCTCTTTTGCCTGATGCAGTGCTGCCTTTATCGGGTGCAGCAATCTGCGGTTGGTTGCTATTGCAGCCCGTCACAGGATCGATTGCCGACATTGCCGCTTCAATCTTCGGGTTGTTTTATCTCGGTTTCCTGCCAAGCCATTGGTTAAGACTTCGCAATCTCGCTGATGTTGATCTTGCTCCCATTTTGCAACGTTTAAGTCTTGATAATTCCTGGCTTTCATCGGGATTATTGATCACACTTGCTGCCTGCTTGATGGTCGTTGCGAGTGATATTGGTTCTTACATGATTGGTCGACGATTTGGACGTCATCCTTTGTCCCCTATCTCTCCGTCGAAAACGATTGAGGGGGCGATCGGAGGTGCGTTGTGCTCCGTTGTGGTGGGAGCTTTGATGGCTAGCCTCATGGGGTGGACCCTGGGATGGCTCACTGGAGGCTTGCTTGGGGCACTGGTGGCGCTATTTGCGCTCGTTGGAGATCTCACTGAGTCGATGATGAAACGCGATGCAGGCGTTAAAGACTCTGGCGATGCTCTCCCTGGCCATGGGGGAATTCTTGACCGGATTGATAGTTATTTGTTTACTCCTGCGGTGGTGTATTACGCCTTGATTTTGGTGATGCTTTTGATCGCAAACTAACTCTTAAAAAATTCAAAGCTCAGGGACTGACAGTTGCTGTCCCTTCAAGAATTAATTGGCCAGCTTTGAGGTGAGCTTTTTGAATGTGAATGCCGGGATCCATCGGCAATAACAACGATTTTCCTGTCTCGAGATGGGTGATCTGAATGGTGCCCTCTGAGGCTTTTAGACCGAACCGAGCGCGCACAGGATCTTGCGTTGCAATCACGGCGGCCTGCAATTCAAGTAAGTCGTCGTCGATGCTCAAGGAACGAAGAGGCGTCAGCCCCATCAATTGCTCACTGAGGAGATCTCCCAGCCAGCTCCAGCGATCACTGGCAAGTGCTCGATTGAGATCGACTCCGTTGAACACCACCTCCCCATCAATGTTGAAGGAATGGGAGAGCTGAATCGGTTGGCCAGGATGGGAGGGATTGATGTGTGCTTGGAGTGAACTCGTTTTCAGCTCAGCACGCAGAAGGGGGAGTTTCTGAAAACTCACCTTGCGGGCGGTTAGGGACACACCTTCCAGCTTGCCCCGCAGGAGTTGCAATGCCGATCCTTGGAGATTCAGCTTCAACTCACCCACTTCATCGCATTGTCCTCGGATCCAAATCTGCAGACCATTGGAGAGCAGTTGGAGCAGAGGCCCAGAACTGTTTGCATTCATGGAAAGCATTCTGATCCCCGCCAGCGTTTTGCCACCAAATCCGGTTGATCGAGATGGGGAAGATGCCCGCAATGGGCAACCGATTCAAGCTTGTCTCCCAATAGCTCCTCAGCGGAACGTTTTTGAGGAGCCCGC
The window above is part of the Synechococcus sp. WH 8020 genome. Proteins encoded here:
- a CDS encoding phosphatidate cytidylyltransferase yields the protein MISDVASSSQGKTKKGFDRKRLLSGLLAGAFGLLVVGLGGWWFTLALGVIVHLGLLEFFRMAQFKGMRPATKTTLVACQLLLFSTQWANSGGLPALLPDAVLPLSGAAICGWLLLQPVTGSIADIAASIFGLFYLGFLPSHWLRLRNLADVDLAPILQRLSLDNSWLSSGLLITLAACLMVVASDIGSYMIGRRFGRHPLSPISPSKTIEGAIGGALCSVVVGALMASLMGWTLGWLTGGLLGALVALFALVGDLTESMMKRDAGVKDSGDALPGHGGILDRIDSYLFTPAVVYYALILVMLLIAN
- a CDS encoding LmeA family phospholipid-binding protein, giving the protein MLSMNANSSGPLLQLLSNGLQIWIRGQCDEVGELKLNLQGSALQLLRGKLEGVSLTARKVSFQKLPLLRAELKTSSLQAHINPSHPGQPIQLSHSFNIDGEVVFNGVDLNRALASDRWSWLGDLLSEQLMGLTPLRSLSIDDDLLELQAAVIATQDPVRARFGLKASEGTIQITHLETGKSLLLPMDPGIHIQKAHLKAGQLILEGTATVSP